CACCCTTACGGCTGATTTAACACATGAGAATGATGGTAAGCAGCATAATATCTACCTGGTAAGTAAAGCAAATGATGCAAAAATACCGAACGATATGATGCTTTCGCACATACAGTTTTTTTTAAAATAGTTGCTGGCAGATAAGGCAGCAAAATTAAGGGTCTGGGTAATATGCTTTAATTCTTATTTATGAAGAAGATGTTTTTATTTTTATTTTGCTGCCTGTTTGTGGCTTCTTCAATACAATCGCAAACCAACGCCCTGTTAATTGTTAATGTACCAGCTAATGAAGGCGGCCTGGTAACCGCAAAAATACAGCAGTCTATTGACTCCTGTGCAGCTGCAGGGGGAGGAGTTGTCCGTTTTTTGAAGGGCAGATATTTAACCGGGGCATTACAACTAAAGAGTAATGTTACGTTACGGTTAGAAAAAGGATCGGTGTTGCAGGGTAGTAATAATTATCTCGACTATGGCAAAGGAGAATGGAGTAATAGTCTGATTTCGGGAGACAACCTGGTTAATATCAGGATTGAGGGAGAAGGACTTATTGATGGATCCGATTGCTTCAATCCCAAAGGAGAGAACAGTTTCCGTGGACCCCATGGTATAAGACTTACAAACTGTAGCAATATTGTTATTCAGGGGATAACCATCATCAATGCAGCAAACTGGACGATAAATTGCAGAAATTGTAGTGACGCAACGATTAAGCAGGTTTCAATAAGAGGTGGATATGATGGGCTTCATACAAGGTTTTGTAAAAATTTTACAGTTTCGGGATGTGATTTTCGAACCGGAGACGATGCATTTGCTGGAAATGATAACATTGATTTTTTGGTGTACGACTGCAAAATCAATACTTCATCCAACGCTTTCAGATTTGGGTGCTTGAATTTTACAGTTAAAAATTGCTCGATATGGGGCCCGGGTGAGTATCCACACCGGGTTAGTCAGAGAACAGAAATGCTGGCTGCTTTTGTGCATTTTTCGCCAAAAGATGATCATTCAAAACAGCCAAGCGGCAACTGGCTTATTAAAGACGTGACGATTAACCACGGAGATTGTCTTTATTATTATAATTATGAAAATGGGCTGTGGCAAAACGGACAACCTGTCACCAACATCGTTTTTGAGAATATAAAGGCTACAGAGATGCTGCGGTCTTTCAGCATTAATGGTGACCAAAATAAAAGTCTGCGGATGACTATTCGAAACGCAAACTTTTCATTCCGGGAGGGAGCAAAGAATTATGAATTAATTTTTGAAGGTAATAGAAAAACCGTTTCGTCCGCTTTCTTCCATGTAATGAATTTTGATAGTCTTGCATTGCGTAATGTCACATTTGAACACTATTTCAAATCCCCGGTATTGCATTTAGTGGCTGGTAATAGTGTTCGGCTTGATAGTATCAACTATTTTCCGGATGTTATATCACAGCCGGTAAAGTTAGAAAATGTGGTTACATCATTTAGCAATTAAAATGGAAGATGTAGACATGTTTTCAAACTGATATTAAATTATAAATGATTAAAAAATGAAAAGTACAATCATCTTACTTCATTTATTGTTCGTGGCATCTTTTTGCACTTTTGCCCAACAAAAAAAAAGCCTAACATCCTCGTTATCTTAACTGACGACCTGGGGTACCATGATGTTTCGTATTACGGAACACCGGATATCCGAACACCGAATATTGACAATCTTTGTAAAGCAGGGATCCGTTTCGATAATTTTTATGCGAATTCCCCCGTGTGTTCCCCCACCAGAGCCGCTTTGTTAAGTGGTCGTTACCCGGAAATGGTGGGTGTTCCCGGGTTGGTGAGATACAGGGCGGATGATAATTTTGGATTTCTTATGCCGGATGCCATGCTGCTCCCTAAACTATTAAAGCAGGAGCACTACCACACGGCGATCATCGGTAAATGGAATTTAGGGCTTGAAACGCCTAATACGCCTAATGAAAAGGGGTTTGATTTTTTTCATGGATTTCTGGATGATATGATGGAAGATTACTCGACCCATCTTCGTCATGGGAAAAATTTCATGCGTGAAAATCAGCAGGTGGTAAATCCAAAGGGGCATGCTACTGATATCTTCACGGAATGGGCGGTTGATTATATTCATAAACAAAGTAAAAGTCAGGATCCTTTTTTCCTATACCTGGCGTATAACGCCCCACATACTCCCATACAGCCTCCGGCTGAATGGCTGGCAAAAGTAAAAGTACGAGAGCCGCATATATCCGAAAAAAGGGCGAAACTGGTTGCTTTGATTGAGCATTTGGATGATGGGGTAGGGAAAGTTATCCAGGCCTTAAAAGAGCGGGGATTATATGAAAATACCTTGATTGTTTTTTTAAGTGATAATGGTGGGGAATTGTCTGTGGAAGCGAACAACGGCGCATTAAGAGGAGGAAAAGGTAGTATGTATGAAGGTGGTATCAGGGTGCCTGCATTTCTTGTTTGGGCAAACGAAATAAAAGCAGGTGCTGTGAGCACACAGCTGGCACTTACAATGGATATCTATCCTACCATCAGCGAAATTACCGGCGCCAGCATCAACCACAGCATTGATGGACAGAGCCTGCTTCCGATACTGAAAAAGCCTTCTGAAAAACTTGCCGAACGTCCGGTTTTTTTTATTCGCAGAGAAGGAAACCGCCAATATGGTGGGCAAACCATACAAGCGGTTATTGCTGATAATTGGAAACTGCTCCAAAATACCCCGTACGGTCCTTATGAACTTTATCATCTTTCAGACGATCCATTGGAAAAACACAATCTTATCACTTCTCAGGTTGATCAACACAGATCGTTACAGCACCTGCTGATGAAACAAATCCAAAAAGGAGGAAGTGTTCCCTGGCAAAAAACTGAAAATGATTAGTAATTGTCGCAGGAACTTATTAATCTTACAGGATGTACAAAAGGGCCGAATAAAAATGACTGAATAACTAAATACCGGTGCGGGTTATAAATCATTTAAAAAATTAAAATTGGAATACTAGATATGAAAAAACATTCAAAATATGGACTGACTTTTATAAACGTCATTGTTTTGCTGTTTGTTAACGCTTGTTTTGTTGTAGCCCAGAACGCCGTAGTGAAACAGGTGGGTGGTTCATTAAAGCTCGCTAAGGCTTCGGAAGGTAAGCCCCGGAACGTTGTCTTTATACTAACAGATGATCATCGTTATGATGCTTTGGGATTTTTGAAGGCACAATCTTTTATTAAGACGCCGAATCTGGATCGGCTTGCACAGGGAGGGGCTTATTTGCCTAATGCTTTCGTGACCACTTCTTTGTGCTCACCTTCGCGGGCTTCTATTCTTACAGGACTTTATGCGCACAAACATCAGGTGGTGGATAATAATAATCCGGTATCAAAGGATTTGGTTTTTTATTCGCAGTACCTGCAGCAGGTTGGCTATGAAACAGCCATGATCGGTAAATGGCATATGGGAGGCAATTTTGACGATCCACAGAGAGGCTTTGATTATTGGGTTTCTTTTAAAGGACAGGGATCGTATTTGCCCGAAAAGAATGGGTTTAACGTGAATGGAAAGCATGTGGTACAGAAAGGATATATTACGGACGAGCTAACGGATTATGCGCTGGATTTCCTTAAGCACCATAAAAAGAATAAACCTTTTATGTTGTATCTGTCGCATAAGGGCGTACACGCTGGTTTTATTCCGGCTGATCGCGACAAAGACATGTTTAAAGATTATAGTTTTCAACCACCTTTTACGATGGAGATCGGAACACACCAGGGAGCCCCGATGTGGTTGCAAAATCAAAGAAATTCCTGGCATGGTGTTGAGTTCCCGTATCATAGCAGTTTGAATATCGGAGAATATTATAAACAATACGCGGAAACCCTTTACGGCGTGGATCGATCTGTAGGACGTGTAATGGATTACCTGAAAGAACAGGGTTTGTTGGAGTCCACCTTGATTATTTATATGGGTGATAATGGTTTTCAATTCGGAGAACACGGTCTTATTGATAAGCGAACCGCCTACGAAGCCTCGATGCGGGTTCCAATGCTGGCTTATTGTCCGGAATTAATTAAACCGGGTACCGTTGTAACAGAAGTGGTTGCTAACATTGACATAGCGCCGACTATTTTGAATGTGGCGGGGCTGAAAGCACCGGATTATATGGATGGGAAGAGTTTTTTACCGTTTCTAAAAGGTGAGCAGCAGCCCTGGAGGGACGGATTGCTGTATGAATATTACTGGGAGCGTAATTTCCCGCAGACGCCTACTATACACGCACTAAGAGGAAATCGTTATAAGTATATTCATTATACAGGAATATGGGATACCGACGAACTTTATGATTTACAGACGGATCCCCTTGAGGCTAAAAATCTGATTCATGATAAAGAGCACCAGAAAATTGTCAATCAAATGAATAAAGAGCTTTTTGAACAATTGAAAAACTCCGGTGGAATGTATATTCCGCTATACCCGGATGCTGGGTCGCAGCAAAATTTGAGGAACGAGTACGGCTCGCCTTCCGCTTCGTTCCCTTCTGAAATAAAGCGTGGTGAAGATGCTTCTCCTTCTTCAAATAAGCAAAGCAAATAATTAATGATGACGAAATTTTTTTATCTCTCTATAATACTGTTACCGGTACTTGGCGGTTGTATCGGAAACCTTGCAGAGCGAAATGTAAGTGCAACAGCTGATACCGTTTCTTCACAGGGGAAATCTAACAGCGCTGAAGGTTCGGTGCCTTCAGATACTTTATCTATGGTTTGGATTCCGGCTGGATCATTCCGAATGGGCGCGGACGATCCTGCTTTTTTGGATACGAGGCCGGTTCATACGGTGGTGTTGGAAGGTTTTTGGATGGATGAACATGAAGTAACGAATGGTGAATTTGAAAAATTTGTGAACGCAACAAATTATATCACGGTAGCAGAGAGACCTTTGAATCCTGCTGACTTTCCAGGTGTGCCGATTGAAAGCCTGGTGGAAGGTTCGGTTGTATTTGTCCCGCCTTCTCAGGCCGTTTCCCTTGATGATCCGTTGCAATGGTGGCAGTATATACACGGGGCAAGTTGGAGGCACCCAGAAGGGCCGGGTAGCACCATTAACGGTCAACAAAACAATCCTGTTGTACATGTATGCTATGAAGATGCCATGGCTTACGCTAAATGGGCGGGCAAGCGTCTCCCTACGGAGGCGGAATGGGAATATGCAGCTCAAGGTGGAAATCAGGATCAGAAATACTATTGGGGTTCCGTGTTAAAGCCAGGTGGAGTATGGATGGCTAATATTTACCAGGGAAACTTTCCTGATAAGAATACAGGAGAGGACGGTTTTATCGGGGTTGCCCCGGTAAAATCTTTTCCGCCAAACGGATATGGATTGTATGATATGGACGGTAATGTATGGGAGTGGTGCAACGATTACTATAGGCCCGATTATTATAAGAATAGTCCGGTAAAAAGCCCGCAAGGACCATCAGACAGCTATGATCCTGATGAGCCCGATGCCATCAAACGTGTGCAGCGGGGTGGTTCCTTTCTTTGCAGCGACCAGTACTGTATCCGTTATAAACCAGGCAGCAGAGGTAAAGGGGAAGTGAGTAGCGGTTCCAATAACTTAGGTTTCCGGTGTGTGAAAGAGGGTCTTCCTCCTTCTGGAAAATAATTTTTGAATAGCTATTTCAGAAAACCTGCGCCAAAGGTGTTAATAAAATGGTTTGGTGTATTGCCGAAAGAAATGCGGGGATAAAAAAAACGGTACAAGCGATAGCGTTATCGACTTGTACCGTGAGGCGGACCAGACGAGACTCGAACTCGCGACCTCCGCCGTGACAGGGCGGCGTTCTAACCAACTGAACTACTGATCCGTTTTATTCAGCGAGTGCAAATGTAAAGAGAATTTATTCACTTTAGCAAATTATATATTAAATAATTTATTGCGCGCCAGCATAGAAGCGCCTATTACACCCGCTTTATTACCCAGTTTGGATAACTTATACAAGGTGTCATTATTGACCAGGCTGAGTGAATATTTATTGATAGCGCTTCTGAGGGGAAGAAAGATACACTCTCCGGTGGAAGATAAGGCGCCTCCGAGGATGATCAGCTCCGGATTGTAGAGGTTGATCAGGATCGCAATCCCTTTCCCTAGTTTCTCCCCTATTTCCGCAATTAATTCTATAGCGAGTGTATCATCGTTGTTGGCGGCTTCCAGAATATCTTCCATGGTTACGTCGTTGATATCAGGGATGTTTTTGGATACGATAGACGTGGCGCCGTGACTGAGTCGCCGCTTAAATTCTTTGACAAGTGCCTTTCCGGATGTTTCTGTTTCCAGGCAGCCTTTCTTGCCGCAATGACAAATGATTTCGTTATTGAAAAAAGGGATGTGTCCGAACTCACCGGCAAATCCTGATTTTCCATAGTAGAGTTCTCCGTTGATCATAACGCCAAGGGCTATCCCGTAATCGACATTGATGAAGATCACATCTTTTTCGTCCTTTACAACGCCACTACAAAATTCGCCATAGGCCATTGCCCGGGAGTCATTTTCTATATAGGTTTTTATCCCCAGTTTTCCTTCGAAGATCTTTGTGAGGGGTTCCTCATTAAAATAGAAGTAGCTGTAGCTGTAGCCGGTTTTATAGTTGATACGGCCGGAAAGGTTGATACAGATCCCGAATATTTTTTTGGACGACCCTTTTAGTTCCTTAATAAATTTATTAATGAGATGGCATAGTTGATCCAGTGAGGCGGCCGTGTTGTTAAGTTCATAGGGGATTTTTTCCTGAAACCTGACCAGGTCTTTCTGGAAGTTAAGGAGCCCTATATTGATATGATTGTTTTTTACTTCCACGCCGAGGAAAAACAGGGAATCGGATTCCAGTCCGTATAAGTTGGGCCGGCGTCCTATAGCGGATTCCGTTTTGCCGTGATCCTTTACCAGTTCGGCCTCTATCAATTCGTTGATAAGCTCGGCTATTTTAGGTGAACTGATATTTAGGGTCTTGCTCAGGTCAGCAATAGTGGTACTGCCCTGGTTGGCAAAATAGGAGAGGATCCCTTTTTTTAACTGCAGGTTCTTATAGGCTACACCGGAAATTTCCTCGTTGGATAGCTCACTAAGAAATGAATTGCTTCTTGCCATTTTAATTTTTACGGAGTTTTGAAGTAGATAACAAGATAGAATTTTTTATTCAGATAGCCGATGGAACCGATCTTTTGGCAAAAAAAGAAGTTTGTTTTACACTTAGTTAGGAAAATAATTTATTAAGATAGGTGGAAAGGATGTTGGTGGCAGGATATAAGGCAGTGGACAACATAAGAATGCTACTTGGAGTTCAGCCTGCGAAATTTTATTTTTCTTCCACCCCACCCAACGCGGTACGATACGTACTCTCCTATATAAGGATAGTTGTTAGAAGAAAACAATTTTTAATATTAACCTGCTTTATGGCTGTATCACGTTTAGAATATCTGTTCAACTGTTATGTTCATCGTAGTTGCACCATTGAAGAGGAGAAGGCGTTTATGGAATTATTGGACCGGTCTGAAAATGAAGCTGAAATCCGGACATTGGTAAAGGAATTTGTAGAAACTGCTGACACTGAAGTACATATGGATAATCATGTGGCAGCTTCTATTTTACAAAATATCCTGCAAAAGGATAAAAGCCGCCTGGTTCCCGTTAAAGGGGGAAAAGCCATTTTGAGGCCATGGATGCAGGTGGCGGCAGCAGCTTTGCTGTTAATTGCAGGAGGCATTTTATGGAGTACGCTACAAAAAGATAAAAATGAAGCCGGAACTAATATTGCTTCAATAACTGAAAGCAATTCATCGGTTGGGCCGGGAGGGGATCACGCGTTACTCACAATGGCCGATGGCAGTACTGTTGTATTGGATAGCGTTCAAAACGGGAGTTTCGGGGAAGGAAGTGCAAAAGTTACCAAACAGAATGGTGTATTAATTTATACTGCACCTGCGTCGACTGCTGCTGTCGCGCCGGTTTCTTTTAATACGCTTGCAACGCCCCGTGGCGGAGAGTTCAAAGTGGTATTACCTGACGGTAGCAAGGTTTGGTTGAATGCAGCGTCCTCATTACGTTTCCCCACCGTTTTTGCCGGTCGTAAACGGGAGGTGGAGTTAACAGGAGAGGCGTACTTTGAAATCGCGAAAAATAAAGAAAAGCCGTTCCAGGTAAAGGTAGGCGATATGTCGATAAATGTGTTGGGCACGCATTTCAACGTCAATGCTTATATGGACGACGATGCCATAAAAACGAGCCTGATCGAGGGAAGCGTAAAAATAACCAAAGGCAAAATATCTGATTTATTGAAACCGGGTGAGCAGGCAGTCCTGCGTAAGAAAAGCGATAGGGCGGAAATAAGAGCGGTTAATATGGACGAAGTGGTCGCATGGAAGAATGGATTGTTCGAGTTTGACGGAGTGGATATTTCAATTATCATGAGCCAGATCAGCCGCTGGTATGATGTAGATGTAGTTTATACCGGTAAAGTACCGGAACATGTGTTTGAAGGAAAAATAAGCAGAGATGCGCAATTGTCAGATGTGTTAAAAATATTAGAACTGAGCAATGTTAAATTTACAGTAGAAGGTAAAACTATATTTGTACACTAGCACCACGTATTATTCACTATTTAAAACAGGTATTTAGTTTAATTGTCTGTGTTTCGCAACATATGTAGATCACATATGCTTGCGTGGAATGCCGTTCAAAAAAAAGACCAGCAATGTTACGAGCATCGCTGGCCGATGGGTCAAAAGTCGTCTGTTAAACAAATTTTATCACCCTAAATCTAACCAAAATTATGTTTTTACCTGTAGGGTACCAAAACAAAAACGGTACCAAATCATCACGAGCCAAAATATGGATGATTATGAAGTTAACAACTGTATTACTGTTATTTTTCATATTCAAGGTTAGCGCGAATAGTTATGCGCAAAAGGTTACCATCGTTAAAAAGAATGTTCCTTTACTGGAAGTATTCAAAGCTATTGAGCAGCAGACCGGGTTCATGTTTTTTTATGATAAGGGGCTGATACAGAAGACCTCACCGATCGATATTACCGTTAAGAACGCGACGATTGATCAGGCTTTGACAGCTTGTCTGAAAGGTCAGCAACTTACTTATGCCATTGTTAAGAATACGATCGTAATCCGCTTGAAAAAAGCATATATATCTGATATTCTTTTAAATATTACCGGGGCCAGTGCGGTAGCTCCTCCCATTGATATTACCGGGAGAGTCGTCAATAAGGCGGGCAATCCTTTACAGGGTGTATCTGTAGTGATAGTCGGTACTAAAAAAGGAACGACTACAGATAGCGACGGGCGGTTTAGACTAACGGTAGCCGACGGAAATGATGTATTAGGGATTTCCAGTCTGGGATATCAAATGAAAACCGTAAAAGTTGATAAACTGACTGACATTAATGTCACACTGGAGGAGGATATTACCGGCCTGAATGATGTGGTGGTGGTAGGATATGGAACCCAGAAACGGTCGGATATCACTGGTGCTATCGGTGGACTGACAACGGAATCATTAAACGATAACAAACAAACGGATGTACTGAGCGCCCTCCAGGGAAAAATGGCTGGCGTGCAAATCAGCTCGCAGTCAGGTGAGCTAGGATCAGGCTTCAATATCAGGGTACGCGGTGCTACTTCCCTGAATGGGTCGTCCACACCCCTGTTTGTGATAGATGGTATTGCGATAGACCTGAACTCAAGTGAGATTGCGGGTTCTTCGCTGGGAACTTCGACCACCCCCAATCCGCTGGGTAATATTAACCCGGCAGACATCGAGTCTATTGAAGTATTGAAGGATGCTTCTGCTACTGCTATCTACGGGTCAAGAGGCGCGAACGGCGTGGTACTGGTTACCACCAAATCGGGAAAGGCCGGCAAAACGGTTATTAGCTATGATGGAAACCTCAGTATAGGTCAGATCAGCAAGAAGTTAGACGTTTTGGGTGTCCAGGAATATTATGAGTTCCGGAAAACAAAATTTGGACTAACCGATTCGCTGGTGTCAAAAATGGATGTGGATAAAGATGGTATTGTCGATGTACAGGGGCATAACTGGCAGGATGAAATATACCAGAACTCTTTATCACAAAATCATACGGTATCGCTTAGCGGTGGAAGCAAAACAACGCTCTTTTCCGCCAGCCTCAATTATCTGAGAGATCAGTCGGTGATTCGCATTAATACGAATGACCGGTATGGTGCCCGGTTAAGACTGGATCACAACGTAAATGAAGCATTTAAAGTAGGCGTCAATGTAAATACCTCTATTTCATCCCTGAATGGTGCTACGAATAGTGGTGGCTCCTTCTCCGGGGTAACAGACCGGATTCTTTTTTCCCGTCCTGTGGAAATATATACGGTGGAGGATGCCAATAATGGTTATGAAGATTACGTTTCGCCGTTTAATGATATTGTGAAAGCATATAAGAATGTAACCACCAGTAAAACCCTCCTGAACGCTTACGCTACTTACAAGATCAACAAAGAACTTACACTGAATATCACCGGTGGGGGTACCTTATCTAATTCAAAAGGTAAAGAGTTCTACGGCTCCAATACTACGCCTGGTGTAAGTGCCAATGGTAAGGCGTTTTTGCAGGATATTAATTCCTATAACTGGACAAATACCAGCCAACTTAGCTATCGTAAAAGATTTAATGCCAATCATAACCTGGATGTGATGGGCGCCTTTGAGATGAGTTCATATAATTTCCAGAGCAACAATCTGAGTGCACAGGATTTTCCGGATCAGAGTGTGGGTATAAATGATATATCCAAAGCGCAGTTGGTCAATAGTATCAAATCAAACCGCTGGAAAAATAACCGCTTGTCTTATATCACCAGGGCGAATTATTCTTTGATGAACAGGTATTTGCTGACGGCTACTTTCCGTGCAGATGGTTCGGATAAATTTGGTAAAAACAACAAATGGGGATATTTCCCCAGTGCAGCGATTGGTTGGAGAGTTACGGAAGAAGGTTTCATGAAGAATCAGCGTCTTTTCGATAACCTGAAAGCACGGCTGAGTTATGGTGTCACGGGTAATGAGGGCATCCCTGCCTATAGTTATCTCCCACTTCTGGAAAACTCCTATTATGCTACCGGTGGTAAGGCACAATTCGGACAGGCCATCGTGAATCCCGGCAATCCAGACCTGAAATGGGAGGAGAGTACGCAGTACAATGCTGGCCTGGATATGGCAATGGCAAAAGGAAGAATTGAATTGACAGCTGACTACTACGTCCGTCAGGTTAAAAATATGTTGGTTAAAAGGGTGCTGCCATCACAATCCGCCTACAATTATCAATGGCAGAATGCTGCCAGGATTGATAACCGTGGTTTTGAATTTGGTTTAGCTACCCGTAACATCGACACAAAATCTTTCCATTGGAATACTAGCCTTAACGTAACCTTCGATAGAAGCAAGGTCGTAAGTTTGGGTGGTGCCGAAAGTCTGCCGATTGCCGGACCTGGCGATATTCCTACATGGGGACGTATAACTATTGGTCAACCAGTAGGTACAGGATATGGCTACGTACTTGATGGTGTCTATCAGCTGAACGACTTTACCTGGCAGGGTGATAGCGATCCTACCGTTGAGCCGGGGCTCAGAGTCTACGAACTGAAACCTGGTGTTGTTTCCTTTAACGGTGCAAAGGTGAAACCAGGCAGCTATAAATTTAAAGACCTGACGGGTGATAATGTGGTAGATGACAGTGATATGCGGATTATCAGTCAGAGCCAGCCTAAATTCACAGGCGGAATTACCAATACATTCAGCTATAAAAATTTCGATCTGAGCTTCTTTGTAGAAGGAGTGCACGGTAGACAAGTACTGAACACCATTAAGCTGTATCTGACTTCCTATAATAATAACAAGAACATCAGTACGGATTTTTATCATAACCGCTGGACAGAAGACAACCCTACCAACGAATATGGAACGTTTAGTACCAGTAATGCCACAGCGCTGTATCCATCTTCATTTTATGTGGAAGATGCTTCCTATCTCCGCCTGAAAAGCTTAACGGTAGCTTATAATGTTCCCGGTAAGTACACCAGCCGCGCAGGTATCAGCAGGGCAAGAGTCTATTTTACAGGCAATAATCTGCTAACCTGGACGAACTATTCAGGTTATGATCCCGAAGTAAACTGGCGCAATGATCTGTTGACAGGCCTTGATAATCTGGCGTTCCCACGTATGCGAACATTTATTTTTGGCGCCACTGTTACCTTTTAATTTTAAAGAATTGCAACATGAAAACTATAAAATATACTTTAGTAATTATTTTGGCAGCAGTTCAGTTAAGTGGATGTAAGAAATTCCTTGACAGCGTTCCTTATTCCACGATATCTGCTGAACAGTTTTACCATACAGCTGCTGATGCTGAAAAAGCGATAAACGGGTGCTATAGCCCGCTAAATGAGAATTCGATGCAGGGGAGAGCAGGTGGACTATATTTCCATCAGCTTCCGGTGATGCTGACTGCTAGCACAGACGAAGCC
The Chitinophaga sp. MM2321 DNA segment above includes these coding regions:
- a CDS encoding TonB-dependent receptor; protein product: MKLTTVLLLFFIFKVSANSYAQKVTIVKKNVPLLEVFKAIEQQTGFMFFYDKGLIQKTSPIDITVKNATIDQALTACLKGQQLTYAIVKNTIVIRLKKAYISDILLNITGASAVAPPIDITGRVVNKAGNPLQGVSVVIVGTKKGTTTDSDGRFRLTVADGNDVLGISSLGYQMKTVKVDKLTDINVTLEEDITGLNDVVVVGYGTQKRSDITGAIGGLTTESLNDNKQTDVLSALQGKMAGVQISSQSGELGSGFNIRVRGATSLNGSSTPLFVIDGIAIDLNSSEIAGSSLGTSTTPNPLGNINPADIESIEVLKDASATAIYGSRGANGVVLVTTKSGKAGKTVISYDGNLSIGQISKKLDVLGVQEYYEFRKTKFGLTDSLVSKMDVDKDGIVDVQGHNWQDEIYQNSLSQNHTVSLSGGSKTTLFSASLNYLRDQSVIRINTNDRYGARLRLDHNVNEAFKVGVNVNTSISSLNGATNSGGSFSGVTDRILFSRPVEIYTVEDANNGYEDYVSPFNDIVKAYKNVTTSKTLLNAYATYKINKELTLNITGGGTLSNSKGKEFYGSNTTPGVSANGKAFLQDINSYNWTNTSQLSYRKRFNANHNLDVMGAFEMSSYNFQSNNLSAQDFPDQSVGINDISKAQLVNSIKSNRWKNNRLSYITRANYSLMNRYLLTATFRADGSDKFGKNNKWGYFPSAAIGWRVTEEGFMKNQRLFDNLKARLSYGVTGNEGIPAYSYLPLLENSYYATGGKAQFGQAIVNPGNPDLKWEESTQYNAGLDMAMAKGRIELTADYYVRQVKNMLVKRVLPSQSAYNYQWQNAARIDNRGFEFGLATRNIDTKSFHWNTSLNVTFDRSKVVSLGGAESLPIAGPGDIPTWGRITIGQPVGTGYGYVLDGVYQLNDFTWQGDSDPTVEPGLRVYELKPGVVSFNGAKVKPGSYKFKDLTGDNVVDDSDMRIISQSQPKFTGGITNTFSYKNFDLSFFVEGVHGRQVLNTIKLYLTSYNNNKNISTDFYHNRWTEDNPTNEYGTFSTSNATALYPSSFYVEDASYLRLKSLTVAYNVPGKYTSRAGISRARVYFTGNNLLTWTNYSGYDPEVNWRNDLLTGLDNLAFPRMRTFIFGATVTF